GTCGAGGAGGGTCGTTTCCGAAGCGCGATCCTCGAGTACCTCGACGAGAGGGACCGCTCCTCGCTCGAGATCTGGATCCAGGGGATCCTCCACGGGAACCTCGTCGACAAGGGCGACTATCTCCGCACGCTGATCGGAGTGCTCGGATCGATCGCGATGCACGGCCACGCGATCATCATAGGCAGGGGGGCGAACTTCGTGCTCGATCATCGCCGGGGAGTCCACGTCAGGGTGGTCGCCCCGCTCCCCCAGAGGGTCGAGACGATCGGCCGCCTCAGGAGTCTGTCCTACGCGGAAGCGGAGAAGCTCGTGCTCGACACGGACCACGAGCGGGCCGCGTTCATCCGGCACCACTTCCATCGCGACATCGACGACCCCCTCGCCTACGATCTGACGGTGAACACGGGCTGGATCGGAATCGAGGGGGCGATCGCGCTGATCGAGCACGGGCTCCGGCGGAAGCTCGCGCATCAGCCGAACGTGCGGTTCTAGATTCGGTCGACCGCATCCGGGGACGCCCGCCTGGCGCATCCGCCCGGTCTGGAGAGGGAGAGGATGGAAGAGAGCGCTCTCTACGACGTGATCGTGTTCAGCCCGCATCCCGACGACGCCGAGATGACGATCGCCGGGACCATGATCCGGCTGGTCCGTTCGGGGCGTAGGGTCTTGAGCATCGCCCTCACCGGAGGAGAGAAGGGGACATTCGGAACTCGGGAGACGCGGGCGCTCGAGTTCCGCGCCGCGAACGAGGTCATGGGGAGCGACGGCAAGATCCTGGACTTCCCCGACACCGAGGTGACGAACGGCCCCTCGGGTCGCCTCGAGATTGTCCGGCAGGTGAGGCTCCATCGTCCACAGATCGTCCTCGCCCCCTACCACACGAATCGCTTCGGCCACCACGACGGATCGGCCAACTCCGATCATTGGGCGACCGGCCAGCTCGTCCGCGACGGGCTGAAGCTCGCGCGTTTCCGCAATGTGATGCCCGAGGTGCCGCCCCACGACGTCGATCGCCTCTTCTACTACATGGTCCCGAAGGATATGCTGCCGACCTTCGTTGTCGACGTGACCGATGTGATCGAGGACGTGCGCAGGGCGATCGGCGCGTACGAGACCCAGATGAAGATCTGGCGCGCGGAGAACTCGATTCTGGAGTTGCTCGTGGCCCTGCGGCAGTTCCACGGGATCAGGATCGGAAAGCGGTACGGAGAGGCCTTCCTGAGCGACGAGGCCCTCGCCTTCGGGCCGGATCACTTCTTCACGGCCTAGATGCCAGCGCTCTGATCGAGTCCCCCTACGGGACTGCGGACGCTAGTCGGGCTTGCGGAAGAGGTCGTCGAGCTTGCGCTTCGCCTCGGCCGATCGGTCCCGGGGGGCGAGCGCGCCGGGCGCCTGCGCGAGCTGGAAGAAGTCGCAGAAGTTCGACCTCTCGCGGTCGCTGACCCAATCGGCATTGGGCTCTCTGCACTGGTTGTTGACCCCGGGATCGTGATGGCGGCAGTTGCGGCAGGCGTGGAGATCGCGCCCGCAGCCGGGGCACTCCGACTCCCGCGGCACCGAAGCCATGGGCGGATAGGGAAGTCCTGCGCGGCAGAACCAGCAGGCGGGCATCCTCACTCCTTCCTCTTCCTGCGCGGGGGCAGGGTCGGCTCGATCTCCCCGCGCAGCTCGGCGGCCCTTCCGAGCAGCGCGTCGTGGGCGTTCCTGGCAGGATCCTCGAGCACTTCATCGAGGAGCGCATCGAGGATCCTGCCGATCAGCGGTCCTTCGGCGATGCCGAGCGCGGACATGAGGTCGTGCCCGTCGATCTGCAGATCGCGCACCGACAGAGCCTCGTCGCGCGCCCGGATCTCGGCGATCCTGGAGCGCAGCTCCAGGAGATGGCCGCTCACGCCGCCTCGCTTGAGACCGTTGCCGAGCGTGTCCGCCGCCCGCACCGCGAAAAGGTCCTCCATCAGCTCCGGCCCCACCGCGCGGACGAATCTGCGCACTGCCGCGTCGGTCCAGTCGCTGTTGTAGTGGAACATGTGCTGTTCGACGAGGTGCACGACCCGTTCCCTCTCCTCGCCGGAGTAGCGGAGCCTTCGCAGGATCTGGTCCGCCATGCGCGCGCCCACGACCTGGTGATTATAGAAAGTGACCCGGCCGGCCGCCTCATGGCGCGTCGCGACCTTGCCGAGATCATGCAAGAGCGCGGCCAGGCGGACGATCTTGTTTTTTGCGGGGGCTTGATCGGTCACGCAGAGCGAGTGGTGATAGATGTCGAAGGCGTGGTACCGGTTCTGGCATACGCCGTAGGCGTCGGCCAGCTCGGGGAGAAAGCGCTCGAGCAGCCCGGTCTCGAGAAGGCGCCCGATCGAGATCGAAGGCATGGGTTGGGTCAGGATGCGATCGAGCTCCTCCCGCACCCGCTCCATCGCGATGGCGTCGATCAGCGCGGCGCAGCGGACGATCGCCAGGTAGGTCTCCTCCTCGATCTCGAATCCGAGCTGCCCCGCGATCCGGACCGCGCGGAGCATCCTGAGCGCGTCTTCACGGAACCGCTCCTCCGCGCGTCCGACGCAGCGGATGATCCGCCGCCCCAGATCGGCCCTTCCGGCCTGCGGGTCGATCAGGCGGCGCTCGTGGAGGTCGAAGGCCATCGCGTTGATCGTGAAGTCGCGCCGGCTCAGGTCTTCCTCGAGCGATGCGGTGAAGGAGACCGAGTCGGGATGACGGGCGTCGCTGTACCGGCCGTCCCTGCGAAAGGTCGTGACCTCGTAGGTTCCGTCCGTCTCCATGACAAGGATGGTTCCGAAGCGGATCCCGACCTCCACCGCCCTGGGGAAGAGCGAGCGGACACGCTCCGGAAGGAGATCGGTCGCGAAGTCCCAGTCCTTCACCTCGAGGCCGAGCAGGTGATCCCGCAGCGAGCCCCCCACGGCGCAGGCTCGGCCGCCGGCACGCAGGAGGGCCTCCGCAGTGCGCCGTGCGCCCTCGGGGAGCGTGGCCTCGAAGGAGTGGACGAGGTCTTCCATGGAGTCGTGCTTCCTCAGCCGTGGCCGCGGCGCCGCGTGGCGCCGCCGCAGTCAGTCCTGCC
This genomic window from Candidatus Eisenbacteria bacterium contains:
- a CDS encoding cytidylate kinase-like family protein; this encodes MSMGSGIHHIIDRQVRRWEAEARARRQAIHDPAVQQPSIRPWVTISRAFGSGGGEIAHRLATALGYQIFDREILDVIVEEGRFRSAILEYLDERDRSSLEIWIQGILHGNLVDKGDYLRTLIGVLGSIAMHGHAIIIGRGANFVLDHRRGVHVRVVAPLPQRVETIGRLRSLSYAEAEKLVLDTDHERAAFIRHHFHRDIDDPLAYDLTVNTGWIGIEGAIALIEHGLRRKLAHQPNVRF
- a CDS encoding HD domain-containing protein, which translates into the protein MEDLVHSFEATLPEGARRTAEALLRAGGRACAVGGSLRDHLLGLEVKDWDFATDLLPERVRSLFPRAVEVGIRFGTILVMETDGTYEVTTFRRDGRYSDARHPDSVSFTASLEEDLSRRDFTINAMAFDLHERRLIDPQAGRADLGRRIIRCVGRAEERFREDALRMLRAVRIAGQLGFEIEEETYLAIVRCAALIDAIAMERVREELDRILTQPMPSISIGRLLETGLLERFLPELADAYGVCQNRYHAFDIYHHSLCVTDQAPAKNKIVRLAALLHDLGKVATRHEAAGRVTFYNHQVVGARMADQILRRLRYSGEERERVVHLVEQHMFHYNSDWTDAAVRRFVRAVGPELMEDLFAVRAADTLGNGLKRGGVSGHLLELRSRIAEIRARDEALSVRDLQIDGHDLMSALGIAEGPLIGRILDALLDEVLEDPARNAHDALLGRAAELRGEIEPTLPPRRKRKE